The genomic DNA GGTCGGCTTCGTCGGCTTCACGCTCTTCAACGGCGACGAGCAGGTACCGAGCACCGCCCAGGTGGCGGAGGGCTCGACGCCCGACAAGACCGGCAAGCCGGCCGCCAGCAAACCGGCCGACCCCAAGCCCGTGCCCTCCGAGAGTGCCATCGCCGCTGCCCCCCGGGACAAGGTGACGGTCAAGCTCAGCGCGACCCGGGGCAAGAGCTGGATCTCCGCCAAGGACCACAACGGCCGGCTGCTCTTCGACGGCCTGCTGCTCCAGGGCGAGTCCAAGACCTTCCAGGACAGCGATCGCATCGACCTCGTCCTCGGCGACGCCGGGGCGACCGATCTCTTCGTGAACGGCAAGAAGGTCGAGGACCAGTTCGAGCCGGGTCAGGTCGAACGGCTCTCGTACACGAAGGGCGACCCCGAGGCCGGCTGAGCCGTCGGCTCGGCTTCTCGGTTTCCGCTCCTCACGGAATGGGCGTCCGGCACTCGTGCCGGGCGCCCATTCCGTGTTACTCGCTGTAGCGGGCAACCCTGCACGGCAGGGCGGGCGCCGCAACAAAGTAGTCTTGAGCCCATGCCCGAACGCCGTACCGTCGCCCTTGTCACTCTCGGATGCGCCCGTAACGAGGTGGACTCGGAGGAGCTTGCAGGCCGCTTGGCAGCGGACGGCTGGGAGCTCGTCGAGGACGCCTCCGACGCCGATGTCGCTGTCGTCAACACCTGTGGCTTCGTCGAAGCCGCCAAGAAGGACTCCGTCGACGCCCTGCTCGAAGCCAATGATCTGAAGGACCACGGCCGGACCCAGGCCGTGGTCGCCGTCGGCTGCATGGCCGAGCGCTACGGCAAGGACCTCGCCGAGGCCCTGCCGGAGGCGGACGGAGTCCTCGGATTCGACGACTACGCCGACATCTCCGACCGGCTCCAGACCATCCTCAACGGCGGTATCCACGCCTCGCACACCCCGCGCGACCGGCGCAAGCTCCTGCCGATCAGCCCCGCCGAACGGCAGGACGCCGCGGTGGCCCTGCCGGGCCACGCGCAGGAGGCCGCTCCCGCACCGGCCCCCGCGGACCTTCCGGACGGCGTCGCCCCGGTCTCCGGGCCGCGGGCGCCCCTGCGCCGCCGCCTGGGCACCAGCCCGGTCGCCTCGGTCAAGCTCGCCTCCGGCTGCGACCGCCGGTGCTCCTTCTGCGCCATCCCGTCCTTCCGCGGCTCCTTCATCTCACGGCGTCCCTCCGACGTCCTGGGGGAGACCCGCTGGCTGGCCGAGCAGGGCGTCAAGGAGGTCATGCTCGTCTCCGAGAACAACACCTCCTACGGCAAGGACCTCGGCGACATCCGGCTCCTGGAGACGCTGCTGCCGGAGCTCGCGGACGTCGAGGGGATCGAGCGGATCCGGGTCAGCTACCTCCAGCCCGCCGAGATGCGGCCGGGGCTGATCGACGTACTCACCTCGACCCCGAAGGTCGCCCCGTACTTCGACCTCTCCTTCCAGCACTCGGCCCCCGGTGTGCTCAGGGCGATGCGCCGGTTCGGTGACACGGACCGCTTCCTGGAGCTCCTGGACACCATCCGGGGCAAGGCCCCGCAGGCCGGTGCCCGGTCCAACTTCATCGTGGGCTTCCCCGGCGAGACCGAGGCCGACCTCGCGGAGCTGGAACGCTTCCTCACCGGAGCGCGGCTGGACGCCATCGGCGTCTTCGGTTACTCCGACGAGGAGGGCACCGAAGCGGTCGGCTACGAGAACAAGCTGGACGCGGACGTCATCGCCGAGCGGCTGGCGCACATCTCCCAGCTGGCCGAGGAGCT from Streptomyces sp. NBC_00654 includes the following:
- a CDS encoding helix-turn-helix domain-containing protein — translated: MSIGNSPEDDRPSIGRVLQQARIAAGLTVEEVSSSTRVRIPIVRAIEEDDFSRCGGDVYARGHIRTLARAVDIDPEPLVEQYDAGHGGRPVPTPAAPLFEAERIRSEPRRPNWTAAMVAAIVAVVGFVGFTLFNGDEQVPSTAQVAEGSTPDKTGKPAASKPADPKPVPSESAIAAAPRDKVTVKLSATRGKSWISAKDHNGRLLFDGLLLQGESKTFQDSDRIDLVLGDAGATDLFVNGKKVEDQFEPGQVERLSYTKGDPEAG
- the rimO gene encoding 30S ribosomal protein S12 methylthiotransferase RimO, with amino-acid sequence MPERRTVALVTLGCARNEVDSEELAGRLAADGWELVEDASDADVAVVNTCGFVEAAKKDSVDALLEANDLKDHGRTQAVVAVGCMAERYGKDLAEALPEADGVLGFDDYADISDRLQTILNGGIHASHTPRDRRKLLPISPAERQDAAVALPGHAQEAAPAPAPADLPDGVAPVSGPRAPLRRRLGTSPVASVKLASGCDRRCSFCAIPSFRGSFISRRPSDVLGETRWLAEQGVKEVMLVSENNTSYGKDLGDIRLLETLLPELADVEGIERIRVSYLQPAEMRPGLIDVLTSTPKVAPYFDLSFQHSAPGVLRAMRRFGDTDRFLELLDTIRGKAPQAGARSNFIVGFPGETEADLAELERFLTGARLDAIGVFGYSDEEGTEAVGYENKLDADVIAERLAHISQLAEELTSQRAEERLGETLQVLVESVDSEEDGQVAVGRAAHQAPETDGQVVFTTREGLVPGRMVEAKVVGTEGVDLVAEHHELAEVAR